Proteins encoded within one genomic window of Brenneria nigrifluens DSM 30175 = ATCC 13028:
- a CDS encoding methionine ABC transporter permease: protein MFETAITADQFLLALHDTLIMVSVSLALGSLFGIPLGILLVVTRPGGLLQSAALYRILNPLVNIIRSLPFIILLIAILPLTRLIVNTTIGTPGAIVPLIVFIAPYISRLVENSLLEVDEGIIEAAKAMGATPLQTIWHFMLPEALSSLILALTTATIGLIGATAMAGTVGGGGIGDLAITYGYQRFDTFATVATALVLIALVQLLQSLGNHIARRIRRE, encoded by the coding sequence ATGTTTGAAACCGCCATAACCGCCGATCAATTCCTTCTCGCCCTGCACGATACGCTGATCATGGTCAGCGTCTCCCTAGCGCTCGGTTCGCTGTTCGGCATCCCGCTCGGCATTCTGCTGGTTGTCACCCGCCCCGGCGGGCTGCTGCAAAGCGCCGCGCTGTACCGCATACTGAACCCGCTGGTGAATATTATCCGCTCGCTGCCGTTCATTATCCTGCTGATCGCCATCCTGCCGCTGACCCGGCTGATCGTGAACACCACCATAGGTACGCCGGGGGCCATCGTGCCGCTGATTGTCTTTATTGCCCCGTATATCTCCCGCCTGGTGGAAAACTCGCTGCTGGAGGTGGACGAAGGCATTATCGAAGCGGCCAAGGCGATGGGCGCCACGCCGTTGCAGACCATCTGGCACTTTATGCTGCCCGAGGCGCTGTCGTCGCTGATTTTAGCCCTGACCACCGCCACCATCGGCCTGATTGGCGCGACGGCCATGGCCGGCACCGTGGGCGGCGGCGGGATCGGCGATCTGGCGATCACCTACGGCTATCAACGTTTCGACACCTTCGCCACCGTCGCCACCGCGCTGGTGCTGATCGCGCTGGTACAGCTGTTGCAATCGCTGGGAAACCATATCGCCCGCCGGATCCGCCGCGAATAG
- a CDS encoding methionine ABC transporter ATP-binding protein produces the protein MIELRNVSKTFQRNGSGVTALQNIHLRIEKGDIFGIIGYSGAGKSTLLRMINGLETPTAGEVLINDVSLNTLRQRQLGTLKRDIGMIFQHFSLLRSKTVFHNVAMPLVLAGKSKTYIRQRVAELLDYVGLGDRARSYPNELSGGQKQRVGIARALAMNPSILLCDEATSALDPQTTIQILLLLKRINREYNITVVLITHEMSVIQKICNKVAVMEQGRVIEQGAVIEVFGRPAHPATVNFVRTVIQDRLPDSLAQTLHAESGKLLRLEFVGLSASRPVICNAIKKYDVEITILFASMSEVQDTTLGFMMVLLNGDDAQIAQTMAYFAAAGVIIQEP, from the coding sequence ATGATTGAGCTGAGAAACGTAAGTAAAACTTTTCAGCGCAACGGCAGCGGCGTAACCGCGTTGCAGAATATTCATTTACGGATAGAAAAAGGGGATATTTTCGGCATTATCGGCTATAGCGGCGCGGGGAAAAGCACCCTGCTGCGCATGATCAACGGACTGGAAACGCCCACCGCGGGCGAGGTGCTGATTAACGACGTGTCGCTGAATACCCTGCGTCAGCGTCAGTTAGGCACCCTGAAAAGGGATATCGGCATGATCTTCCAGCACTTCAGTTTGCTGAGGTCGAAAACCGTATTTCACAACGTGGCGATGCCGCTGGTGCTGGCGGGCAAGAGTAAGACATATATCCGCCAGCGGGTTGCCGAGCTGCTGGACTACGTCGGTCTGGGCGATCGCGCCCGCAGCTATCCGAACGAGCTGTCCGGCGGTCAGAAACAGCGCGTCGGCATCGCACGCGCGCTGGCGATGAACCCGTCGATTCTGCTGTGCGACGAGGCCACGTCGGCGCTGGATCCGCAAACCACCATTCAGATCCTGCTGTTGTTAAAACGCATTAACCGCGAATACAACATTACGGTGGTGCTGATCACCCATGAAATGTCGGTGATCCAAAAAATCTGCAACAAAGTCGCGGTGATGGAGCAAGGCCGGGTGATTGAACAGGGTGCGGTGATTGAGGTATTCGGCCGTCCCGCCCACCCCGCCACGGTCAATTTTGTCCGCACGGTAATTCAGGATCGTCTGCCGGACAGCCTGGCGCAAACCCTGCACGCGGAAAGCGGCAAGCTGCTGCGTCTTGAATTTGTCGGGCTTTCGGCCAGCCGGCCGGTGATCTGTAACGCCATCAAAAAATACGATGTGGAGATCACTATTCTGTTTGCCAGCATGTCCGAAGTTCAGGACACCACGCTCGGCTTTATGATGGTGCTGTTAAACGGCGATGATGCGCAGATAGCCCAAACCATGGCTTATTTTGCCGCCGCCGGCGTGATTATTCAGGAGCCGTAG
- a CDS encoding MetQ/NlpA family ABC transporter substrate-binding protein encodes MKWRLFTGFFSAVALMSTLSAHGAEGDKKTLKLGFNPGPYKEQFAEGVAPYLQQKGYNIEYVDFSDGIQVNHAVNTGDIDANVMQHPVYLESVNVRLGINNVGIVQVPTPPMGLYSQKHKHADKPRPGTIISVPNQPSNEYRAALLLQDLGWIKIADNAEPATFSQKHIIENPYKIVLKELDNAQQVRALPDVDYGAIQGNFAVSSGLKLNSALQLENPTQGFINVVTVAGKNKDAQFAKDIIAGYHSAEFKNYIQSHPQYEGYLLPDYFK; translated from the coding sequence ATGAAATGGCGCCTTTTCACCGGCTTTTTTTCCGCCGTGGCATTGATGAGCACCCTTAGCGCACACGGGGCGGAAGGCGATAAAAAAACGCTGAAGCTGGGCTTTAACCCCGGTCCTTATAAAGAGCAGTTCGCCGAGGGCGTCGCGCCTTATCTGCAGCAAAAAGGATATAACATCGAATACGTTGATTTCAGCGACGGCATTCAGGTTAATCACGCCGTCAATACCGGTGATATCGACGCCAACGTTATGCAGCATCCGGTATACCTTGAGTCGGTCAATGTGCGATTGGGAATTAATAATGTCGGGATTGTACAGGTGCCGACGCCGCCTATGGGCCTCTATTCGCAAAAGCATAAACATGCAGACAAACCGCGGCCCGGCACGATTATCTCCGTTCCCAACCAGCCCTCCAACGAATATCGGGCGGCGCTGCTGCTGCAGGATTTAGGCTGGATAAAAATTGCGGACAATGCCGAGCCGGCGACATTTTCGCAGAAGCATATTATCGAGAACCCCTACAAGATCGTATTAAAAGAGCTGGATAATGCCCAACAGGTGCGGGCATTGCCGGACGTCGACTACGGCGCCATTCAGGGGAATTTCGCCGTTTCAAGCGGACTCAAGCTTAATTCCGCCCTGCAGTTGGAGAATCCGACCCAGGGCTTTATTAATGTCGTCACCGTCGCCGGGAAAAATAAAGACGCGCAGTTTGCCAAGGATATTATCGCCGGTTATCACTCGGCGGAATTTAAAAACTATATCCAAAGCCATCCGCAGTATGAAGGTTATCTGTTGCCTGATTATTTTAAATAA
- a CDS encoding lysophospholipid acyltransferase family protein: MFSLDAILQDLAPHRHTPAWQRTLLRALLFENKIQQFSQRYPYLKGLDLVEQILDYFNFSSEMVEGDVENIPSQGPVVLVANHPIGSLDGLALLRTVAGVRPDVRIVASQLLSYVEPLKNLFFAVDNFNNRTKRRHIAAIQQHLANEGAIIVFPAGEVSRISLQGIRDGHWHNGFIRMAGKARSPVVPIHISGRNSGLFYLSSLMYRPLSTLLLVREMFRQRDHSLKIRIGARIPYASWSQGEWSADDLAARFRRHVYRLGQGKPGCFPAEKPIALGEDRALLKHALAACETLGATPDGKTVYLYRRGEEDYAPILRELGRLREIAFRAVGEGSGQRRDLDGYDDDYLHLILWDESDLEIVGAYRFIPTARQIEEKGKNGLYSHSLFHYGEEMNPILASGLELGRSFIQPKYWGKRGLDYLWLGIGAYLARYPQCRYLFGPVSLSGSLPPTARDLLVAFYRLHFAPRQPLARSRRPYPASLPGVLQQFSGTDYQRDLTLLKSMLGNMGCAIPTLYKQYSEICEPGGVQFIDFGIDPDFNNCVDGLVLVDLQQLKPSRHQRYIAPFIAAER, encoded by the coding sequence ATGTTTAGCTTAGACGCCATATTGCAAGATCTTGCCCCTCATCGCCACACTCCGGCCTGGCAGCGTACCTTATTACGCGCCCTGCTATTCGAAAACAAAATTCAGCAATTTTCTCAACGCTACCCCTATTTAAAAGGCTTGGATCTGGTGGAGCAAATCCTCGATTACTTTAACTTCAGCAGCGAAATGGTCGAGGGCGACGTGGAAAATATCCCCAGCCAGGGGCCGGTGGTGCTGGTCGCCAATCACCCGATCGGCTCGCTGGACGGCCTCGCCTTGTTGCGCACGGTGGCCGGCGTCAGGCCGGATGTGCGCATCGTCGCCAGCCAGTTGCTGTCTTACGTCGAGCCGCTCAAAAACCTGTTCTTTGCGGTCGATAACTTTAATAACCGCACCAAACGCCGACACATCGCCGCTATCCAGCAACATCTGGCAAACGAAGGCGCCATCATTGTCTTTCCGGCGGGCGAAGTGTCCCGCATCAGCCTGCAGGGCATACGCGACGGCCACTGGCACAACGGTTTTATCCGTATGGCGGGCAAAGCCCGGTCGCCGGTGGTACCGATACATATCAGCGGACGCAACAGCGGTCTGTTTTATCTTTCCTCGCTGATGTACCGCCCGCTCTCCACCCTGCTGCTGGTCAGGGAAATGTTTCGCCAGCGGGATCATTCGCTTAAAATCCGCATCGGCGCCCGCATTCCCTATGCCTCCTGGAGTCAGGGAGAGTGGAGCGCCGACGATCTGGCAGCCCGCTTCAGACGCCATGTTTACCGCCTGGGACAGGGCAAACCCGGCTGTTTTCCCGCCGAGAAGCCGATTGCGCTGGGCGAAGACCGCGCGTTGCTGAAACACGCGCTGGCCGCCTGCGAAACGCTGGGCGCCACGCCGGATGGTAAGACAGTCTACCTGTATCGACGCGGCGAGGAAGATTACGCGCCGATCCTGCGCGAACTGGGACGCTTGCGGGAAATCGCCTTCCGCGCGGTGGGAGAAGGTTCGGGCCAGCGACGCGATCTGGACGGCTACGACGACGATTACCTGCATCTTATTCTGTGGGACGAGAGCGATCTGGAGATTGTCGGCGCCTATCGTTTTATTCCCACCGCCCGGCAGATAGAGGAAAAAGGCAAAAACGGCCTGTACAGCCACAGCCTGTTCCATTACGGCGAAGAAATGAATCCGATACTGGCCTCCGGTCTGGAACTGGGGCGCAGTTTTATCCAGCCCAAATACTGGGGCAAACGCGGGCTGGACTATCTCTGGCTGGGCATCGGCGCCTATCTGGCGCGCTACCCGCAATGCCGCTACCTGTTCGGCCCGGTATCGCTGTCCGGCAGTTTGCCGCCCACGGCGCGAGATTTGCTGGTGGCCTTTTACCGGCTGCATTTCGCTCCCCGCCAGCCGCTGGCCCGCTCGCGGCGTCCTTATCCGGCTTCCCTGCCCGGCGTGCTGCAACAGTTTTCAGGCACCGATTACCAGCGGGATCTGACCCTGCTGAAAAGCATGCTCGGCAATATGGGGTGCGCCATCCCCACGCTGTATAAACAATATTCGGAGATCTGCGAACCCGGGGGCGTACAGTTTATCGACTTCGGCATCGATCCCGATTTCAACAACTGTGTCGACGGGTTGGTTTTGGTGGATCTGCAGCAGCTAAAGCCTTCCCGCCATCAGCGTTATATTGCGCCGTTTATTGCAGCGGAACGATAA
- the greB gene encoding transcription elongation factor GreB, producing MKTNLITREGYNKLREEHDHLWNVKRPEITKIVSWAASLGDRSENADYTYNKRLLRQIDRRLRYLRKCLTELKIVDYSPQQDGKVFFGAWVEIENQEGEVKRLRIVGPDEIYGENKEYISIDSPMARALLKKETDDEFTVNTPHGPREWFINTIEYVKP from the coding sequence GTGAAAACCAACCTGATAACCCGGGAGGGTTACAACAAACTGCGTGAAGAGCACGACCATCTGTGGAACGTGAAGCGGCCGGAGATAACGAAAATCGTCTCCTGGGCGGCCAGCCTGGGCGATCGCTCCGAGAACGCGGACTACACTTACAACAAACGTTTGCTGCGCCAGATCGATCGCCGTTTGCGCTACCTGCGAAAATGCCTGACGGAGCTGAAGATCGTCGATTATTCGCCGCAGCAGGACGGCAAGGTGTTTTTCGGCGCCTGGGTGGAGATCGAAAACCAGGAGGGCGAGGTAAAGCGTTTGCGCATTGTCGGACCGGATGAAATCTACGGCGAGAATAAAGAGTATATCTCGATCGACTCCCCCATGGCGCGAGCGCTGCTGAAGAAGGAAACCGACGACGAGTTTACCGTCAATACCCCGCACGGCCCGCGCGAGTGGTTTATCAATACCATCGAATATGTAAAACCGTAA
- the ompR gene encoding two-component system response regulator OmpR, which produces MQENYKILVVDDDMRLRALLERYLTEQGFQVRSVANAEQMDRLLTRESFHLMVLDLMLPGEDGLSICRRLRSQSNPMPIIMVTAKGEEVDRIVGLEIGADDYIPKPFNPRELLARIRAVLRRQANELPGAPSQEEAIIAFGKFKLNLGTREMFRDDEPMPLTSGEFAVLKALVSHPREPLSRDKLMNLARGREYSAMERSIDVQISRLRRMVEEDPAHPRYIQTVWGLGYVFVPDGSKA; this is translated from the coding sequence ATGCAAGAGAATTATAAAATTCTGGTTGTGGATGACGACATGCGTTTGCGCGCGCTGCTGGAGCGCTATCTGACCGAGCAGGGTTTTCAGGTACGCAGCGTCGCCAATGCTGAACAGATGGATCGTCTGCTGACCCGCGAGTCTTTTCACCTGATGGTGCTGGATCTGATGTTGCCGGGGGAGGACGGTCTGTCTATCTGCCGCCGTTTACGCAGCCAGAGCAACCCGATGCCGATCATCATGGTGACGGCGAAAGGGGAAGAGGTTGACCGTATCGTCGGTTTGGAAATCGGCGCCGACGACTATATTCCCAAGCCGTTCAACCCCCGCGAGCTGCTGGCCCGCATTCGCGCGGTGCTGCGTCGTCAGGCCAATGAGTTGCCGGGGGCGCCGTCGCAGGAAGAGGCGATTATCGCGTTTGGCAAATTCAAACTGAATCTGGGCACGCGCGAAATGTTTCGCGATGACGAACCGATGCCGTTAACCAGCGGCGAGTTTGCGGTGCTTAAAGCGCTGGTCAGCCATCCGCGCGAGCCGTTGTCGCGCGACAAACTGATGAATCTGGCGCGCGGCCGCGAATACAGCGCCATGGAGCGCTCCATCGACGTGCAGATTTCCCGTTTACGGCGCATGGTGGAAGAAGATCCGGCGCATCCGCGCTATATCCAAACGGTTTGGGGCCTGGGCTACGTCTTTGTACCGGACGGCAGTAAGGCATGA
- the envZ gene encoding two-component system sensor histidine kinase EnvZ: MIRWRFSPRSSFARTLLLIVTLLFVSLVTTYLVVLNFAILPSLQQFNKVLAYEVRMLMTDSLQLEDGSTLEVPPAFRREIYRELGISLYTNEAAEESGLRWAQHYKFLSQQMAQQLGGPTDVRVEVSKNTPVVWLKTWLSPDIWVRVPLTEIHQGDFSPLFRYTLAIMLLVIGGAWLFIRVQNRPLVELEHAALQVGKGIIPPPLREYGASEVRSVTRAFNQMASGVKLLADDRTLLMAGVSHDLRTPLTRIRLATEMMSKEDDYLAESINKDIEECNAIIEQFIDYLRTGQEMQTEAADLNAIMGEVVAAETGYERQIDSNFASGELLVRVSPLSIKRAALNLVVNAARYGNGWIKVSTGRELQRAWFQVEDDGSGIEPALLKHLFQPFVRGDSARSTSGTGLGLAIVQRIIDAHDGVLDVGVSERGGLCVRAYLPLPFDIAAPESGAAKES; encoded by the coding sequence ATGATCCGCTGGCGCTTTTCTCCACGCAGCTCGTTCGCCCGAACGCTGCTGCTGATTGTCACGCTATTGTTCGTCAGCCTGGTCACCACCTATCTGGTGGTGCTCAACTTCGCTATTTTACCGAGTCTGCAGCAGTTCAATAAGGTGCTGGCCTACGAGGTAAGAATGCTGATGACCGACAGCCTGCAACTGGAGGATGGCTCCACGCTTGAAGTGCCGCCGGCGTTCCGGCGCGAGATTTACCGCGAGCTGGGTATCTCGTTATATACCAATGAGGCGGCGGAGGAGAGCGGCCTGCGCTGGGCCCAGCACTATAAATTTCTCAGCCAGCAGATGGCGCAGCAGCTGGGCGGCCCGACGGATGTGCGGGTCGAGGTGAGCAAGAATACCCCGGTGGTATGGCTGAAAACCTGGCTGTCGCCGGATATCTGGGTGCGGGTGCCGCTAACCGAGATCCATCAGGGGGATTTTTCTCCGCTGTTTCGCTACACCTTGGCGATCATGCTGCTGGTGATCGGCGGCGCCTGGCTGTTTATCCGGGTGCAGAATCGCCCGTTGGTTGAACTGGAACATGCCGCTTTGCAGGTGGGGAAGGGGATTATTCCGCCGCCGCTGCGCGAGTACGGCGCTTCGGAGGTGCGCTCCGTCACCCGGGCGTTCAACCAGATGGCGTCCGGCGTGAAGCTGCTGGCTGACGATCGTACCCTGCTGATGGCGGGAGTCAGCCACGATCTGCGTACTCCGCTGACGCGCATTCGCCTGGCGACGGAAATGATGAGCAAGGAAGATGACTATCTGGCGGAGTCGATCAATAAGGATATTGAAGAGTGCAACGCGATTATCGAACAGTTTATCGACTACCTGCGCACCGGGCAGGAAATGCAGACGGAAGCGGCCGACCTGAACGCCATTATGGGCGAAGTGGTGGCGGCGGAAACCGGCTATGAGCGCCAGATCGACAGCAATTTCGCCAGCGGCGAACTGCTGGTGCGCGTCAGCCCGTTATCCATCAAGCGCGCGGCGCTGAATCTGGTGGTGAACGCCGCCCGCTACGGCAACGGCTGGATAAAAGTCAGTACCGGGCGCGAACTGCAGCGCGCCTGGTTTCAGGTGGAGGATGACGGCAGCGGCATTGAACCGGCGCTGCTGAAGCACCTTTTCCAGCCTTTTGTACGCGGCGACAGCGCGCGCAGCACCAGCGGCACCGGTCTCGGCCTGGCGATCGTCCAGCGCATTATCGACGCCCATGACGGGGTGCTGGATGTGGGCGTCAGCGAGCGCGGCGGGCTGTGCGTGCGGGCCTATCTGCCGCTACCGTTCGATATCGCCGCGCCCGAAAGCGGGGCGGCGAAAGAGAGTTAA
- the pckA gene encoding phosphoenolpyruvate carboxykinase (ATP) — MPIKGVSPQALAAYGIQNVRDIVYNPSYELLFEEEISPTLQGYERGIETNLGAVAVDTGIFTGRSPKDKYIVRDDVTRDTVWWSDQGNGKNDNHPLSQEIWTHLKQLVTTQLSAKRVFIVDAFCGANPDSRLKVRFITEVAWQAHFVKNMFIRPSDKELQDFEPDFIVMNGAKCTNPQWREQGLNSENFVAFNLTERIQLIGGTWYGGEMKKGMFSIMNYLLPLKGIASMHCSANVGEDGDVAVFFGLSGTGKTTLSTDPKRQLIGDDEHGWDDDGVFNFEGGCYAKTIKLSKEAEPDIYGAIKRDALLENVTVLADGSIDFNDGSKTENTRVSYPIYHIHNIVKPVSKAGHATKVIFLTADAFGVLPPVSRLTSDQTQYHFLSGFTAKLAGTERGITEPTPTFSACFGAAFLSLHPTQYAEVLVKRMQAAGAQAYLVNTGWNGTGKRISIKDTRGIIDAILNGSIDDAETQTLPIFDLEIPRSLPGVDPAILDPRDTYADRAQWQEKAEDLARRFIANFDKYTDAPAGAALVKAGPKL; from the coding sequence ATGCCGATTAAAGGTGTTTCACCACAAGCTCTCGCGGCTTATGGAATCCAGAATGTCCGCGATATTGTCTACAACCCCAGCTATGAATTACTTTTTGAAGAAGAAATCTCCCCTACCCTACAAGGCTATGAAAGAGGTATAGAAACCAACCTGGGCGCGGTTGCCGTCGATACCGGCATTTTCACCGGCCGCTCGCCGAAAGATAAATACATCGTCCGCGACGACGTAACGCGCGACACCGTATGGTGGTCCGATCAGGGGAACGGCAAAAATGATAACCATCCCCTGAGCCAGGAAATCTGGACGCACCTGAAACAGCTGGTCACGACACAACTGTCCGCTAAACGAGTGTTTATCGTCGACGCCTTCTGCGGCGCCAACCCCGACAGCCGGCTGAAAGTGCGCTTTATCACCGAGGTCGCCTGGCAGGCGCACTTTGTGAAAAACATGTTTATCCGCCCCAGCGATAAGGAATTACAGGATTTCGAACCTGATTTCATCGTGATGAACGGCGCCAAATGCACCAATCCGCAGTGGCGGGAACAGGGGCTGAACTCCGAGAACTTTGTGGCGTTCAATCTGACGGAACGTATCCAACTGATCGGCGGCACCTGGTACGGCGGCGAAATGAAAAAGGGGATGTTCTCCATTATGAACTACCTGCTGCCGCTGAAAGGCATCGCCTCCATGCACTGCTCGGCGAACGTCGGCGAGGACGGCGATGTGGCGGTGTTCTTCGGCCTGTCCGGCACCGGGAAAACCACCCTGTCGACCGACCCGAAACGCCAACTGATCGGTGATGACGAACACGGCTGGGATGACGACGGCGTATTCAACTTTGAAGGAGGCTGCTACGCCAAAACCATCAAGCTGTCCAAAGAGGCGGAGCCGGATATCTATGGCGCCATCAAGCGGGATGCGCTGCTGGAAAACGTCACCGTACTGGCGGACGGCAGTATCGATTTCAACGACGGTTCGAAAACCGAAAACACCCGCGTTTCCTACCCGATCTACCACATTCACAATATCGTCAAACCGGTTTCCAAAGCCGGACATGCCACCAAGGTGATCTTCCTGACGGCCGACGCGTTCGGCGTGTTGCCGCCGGTATCGCGCCTGACGTCGGACCAGACGCAGTACCATTTCCTCTCCGGCTTCACCGCCAAACTGGCGGGCACCGAGCGCGGCATCACCGAGCCCACGCCCACCTTCTCCGCCTGCTTTGGCGCCGCCTTTCTGTCTCTGCATCCCACGCAGTACGCCGAGGTGCTGGTGAAACGCATGCAAGCGGCGGGCGCTCAGGCCTATCTGGTCAACACTGGCTGGAACGGCACAGGGAAACGCATCTCCATCAAGGATACGCGCGGCATTATCGACGCCATCCTGAACGGCAGCATCGATGACGCGGAAACGCAGACGCTGCCGATCTTCGATTTGGAGATCCCCAGGTCGTTGCCCGGCGTCGATCCCGCGATCCTCGATCCGCGCGATACCTACGCCGATCGGGCGCAATGGCAGGAGAAAGCGGAAGATCTGGCGCGACGCTTTATCGCCAACTTTGATAAATACACCGATGCGCCGGCCGGCGCCGCGCTGGTTAAGGCCGGTCCGAAGCTATAA
- the hslO gene encoding Hsp33 family molecular chaperone HslO, which yields MSTHDQLHRYLFENHAVRGELATVSETYQQILANHDYPLAVQTLLGEMLVATSLLTATLKFSGDITVQLQGDGALKLAVINGNHQQKMRGVARLQGEIAPDSSLKEMVGNGYLVITITPTEGERYQGVVGLEGETLADCLENYFLQSEQLPTRLFIRTGEQDGRRAAAGMLLQVLPAQDAARDDFDHLAQLTATVKEEELFALPANEVLYRLYHQEQVTVYQPQAVSFQCHCSRERCAGALMTLPEQEVHDMLQQDGEIDMHCDYCGNHYLFNADDIRALKQGSATHLLH from the coding sequence ATGTCCACCCATGACCAGCTACACCGTTACCTGTTTGAAAATCATGCCGTCCGCGGCGAGTTGGCGACGGTCAGCGAGACCTATCAACAGATTCTGGCCAATCATGACTACCCGCTTGCGGTGCAAACCCTGCTGGGCGAAATGCTGGTGGCCACCAGCCTGTTAACGGCAACGTTAAAGTTCAGCGGCGATATCACCGTACAGCTGCAGGGAGACGGCGCGCTGAAACTGGCGGTGATTAACGGTAACCATCAGCAGAAAATGCGCGGCGTCGCCCGCCTGCAAGGTGAAATCGCCCCGGACAGCTCGCTGAAGGAGATGGTGGGCAACGGCTATCTGGTCATCACCATTACGCCCACCGAAGGCGAACGCTATCAGGGCGTGGTGGGGTTAGAGGGCGAAACGCTCGCCGACTGTCTGGAAAACTATTTCCTGCAGTCCGAGCAGCTCCCCACCCGGTTATTTATCCGTACCGGCGAACAGGACGGCCGCCGGGCCGCGGCGGGCATGCTGTTGCAGGTGCTGCCCGCGCAGGACGCCGCCCGCGATGATTTCGACCATCTGGCCCAGCTCACCGCCACCGTCAAAGAGGAAGAGCTGTTTGCTCTGCCGGCAAACGAGGTGCTCTACCGCCTCTACCATCAGGAGCAGGTGACGGTATATCAACCGCAGGCGGTCTCTTTCCAGTGCCACTGCTCGCGCGAGCGCTGCGCCGGCGCGTTGATGACCCTGCCGGAACAGGAAGTGCATGACATGCTGCAGCAGGACGGCGAGATCGATATGCACTGTGATTACTGCGGCAATCACTACCTTTTCAACGCCGATGACATACGGGCGCTTAAACAGGGTTCAGCGACTCATCTTCTCCATTGA
- the hslR gene encoding ribosome-associated heat shock protein Hsp15 — protein MMKNTENSGDAIRLDKWLWAARFYKTRAIAREMVDGGKVHYNGQRSKPSKLVELNAAIKLRQGNDERTVIVCGLSGQRRSAAEAQALYQETAESIEKREKLALTRKMNALTMPHPDRRPDKKERRDLIKFKYSDRE, from the coding sequence ATGATGAAAAACACCGAAAATTCCGGCGACGCCATCCGTCTGGACAAGTGGCTGTGGGCCGCCCGTTTCTATAAAACCCGGGCGATTGCCCGCGAAATGGTCGACGGCGGCAAAGTTCACTACAACGGCCAGCGCAGCAAGCCCAGTAAACTGGTTGAGCTGAATGCGGCAATCAAGTTACGCCAGGGGAACGACGAGCGCACCGTGATTGTTTGTGGGCTCAGCGGCCAGCGCAGAAGCGCCGCGGAAGCGCAGGCGCTGTATCAGGAAACCGCCGAGAGTATTGAGAAACGGGAAAAGCTGGCGCTGACGCGAAAAATGAATGCGCTGACCATGCCGCACCCGGATCGTCGTCCGGATAAGAAAGAACGGCGGGATCTGATTAAATTTAAATACAGCGATCGGGAATAA
- the yrfG gene encoding GMP/IMP nucleotidase has product MSPRFNWHEIDTVLLDMDGTLLDLAFDNYFWLQLVPQSLSDKRGISLEQAQRLIAAEYRAVQHTLNWYCLDYWSAKLDLDIYQMTTDIGERARLREDSAPFLAALRDGGKRTILLTNAHPHSLAVKIAHTGLDRHLDLLLSTHTYGYPKEDPLLWRAVQRQTGFDPARTLFIDDSEPILDAAKNFGIRYCLGVSNPDSGQQEKAFRQHPSMNDYLRLLPALHRSVNQEN; this is encoded by the coding sequence ATGAGCCCCCGTTTTAACTGGCATGAAATCGACACCGTTCTCTTGGATATGGACGGCACGCTGCTGGATCTGGCTTTTGATAACTACTTCTGGCTGCAATTGGTGCCGCAGTCGCTCAGCGATAAACGCGGCATCAGCCTTGAACAGGCCCAGCGACTTATTGCGGCGGAGTACCGGGCGGTGCAGCACACGCTCAACTGGTACTGCCTCGATTACTGGAGCGCAAAACTGGATCTGGATATTTACCAGATGACCACGGATATCGGCGAGCGCGCCCGGCTGCGTGAAGACAGCGCGCCGTTTCTGGCCGCCCTGCGCGACGGCGGCAAACGAACCATTCTGCTGACCAACGCCCACCCGCACAGCCTGGCGGTGAAAATCGCCCATACCGGATTAGACCGGCACCTTGATTTATTGCTTTCCACCCATACTTATGGGTATCCGAAAGAGGATCCGCTGTTATGGCGGGCCGTGCAGCGCCAAACGGGATTCGATCCCGCCCGCACGCTGTTTATCGATGATAGCGAACCGATTCTGGACGCCGCCAAAAATTTCGGCATACGCTATTGTCTGGGCGTCAGTAATCCTGATTCCGGCCAGCAGGAAAAAGCATTCCGCCAGCACCCGTCAATGAATGACTATCTCCGGCTGTTGCCGGCGTTGCATCGGTCGGTTAATCAGGAGAATTGA